One genomic region from Nymphaea colorata isolate Beijing-Zhang1983 chromosome 12, ASM883128v2, whole genome shotgun sequence encodes:
- the LOC116265351 gene encoding NADH dehydrogenase [ubiquinone] 1 alpha subcomplex subunit 13-B: MTEAMIRKKPGMVSVKEMPVLQDGPPPGGFPPVRYARRIPSKGPSAVAIFLTALGAFSWGMYQVGKGNKIRRELKEEKYAARRALVPVLQAEEDERFVKEWKKYLDEEARIMKDVPGWKVGENVYHSGKWMPPASGELRPEVW; encoded by the exons ATGACGGAGGCGATGATAAGGAAGAAACCCGGGATGGTGAGCGTCAAGGAGATGCCCGTCCTGCAGGACGGTCCCCCGCCGGGAGGTTTCCCTCCGGTGCGATACGCTCGCCGGATTCCCAGCAAGGGACCGAGCGCGGTGGCGATCTTCCTCACCGCCCTTGGGGCGTTTTCTTGGGGAATGTATCAGGTCGGCAAGGGCAACAAGATCCGGAG GGagctcaaagaagaaaaatatgctGCTCGCAGAGCTCTAGTTCCTGTgcttcaagcagaagaagatgaaag GTTCGTGAAAGAATGGAAGAAGTACCTAGACGAGGAAGCTAGAATCATGAAAGATGTTCCTGGCTGGAAGGTTGGTGAGAATGTCTACCACTCAGGAAAATGGATGCCACCTGCTAGCGGTGAACTCCGTCCGGAAGTCTGGTGA